The nucleotide window GCGGCCGGCGTATCGCGAGGCACCTTCTACTTCCACTTCCCCACCAAAGAACACGTGCTGGTGGAGTTGGAGCGCGCCGAGGAAGACAAAATAGTCGCGAAGCTGGCCAATCCAACGGCGACACCCGCCGATCTGATCTCGGTGTTGACGCTGCTGGTGCGCGAGGTGCTTGCCGCCGAGCGGCGATTGGGGCCGGTCGTTTTTCGAGACATGCTCGGATTACATTTCGTGGCAACGCGACCTGTCGAGGACGAGTTGGCCCAGCACCCGCTTGCCGCGTTCGTCATCGCCGCCATCGCCGAGGCGCAGCGCACGAAACGGGTGCTCTCAGAAGCCAAGGCGGACGAACTGGGAGTCATCTTCCTTAGCGGATTGTTCGCCTTGTTGACCACCGGCGCAGCATCGCCGCGGGCTCGGGCCGCGCTTTTGGACCGCTACGTCACAACAATCGTTCGAGGGATGGAGGCGCGATGAACGATTCAGGTATCGAGGGCTACCGTGCATATCTGGCGCGGCGCGATGGTGAGGCCGATCTGTTGAACCGCCGGCTGGCCAGCCGCGAAGAGTTTTTCGGATGGTTGGAATCAGAGCCCGTCCGCTCCACTCGGCACATCGATCGCCAGGTCTTTGTGCGGAATCTGCGCCGCCGTCGGCCGGAACCGGGTCTTGATCGCGCGATGTTGTTCCTGTTGGCCACCGCCAAGCTGAACCAGGCCGAGCGTTTCGGAGTGAACTTGGGCGAGACCTACGGACGAAACAGCGGAGACGACATGCCGCCCGAGCGGGTCTACGTCGAACTCGAGGAGCACTATCACACCCGGCTGCTGGCGTATGTGCTGGACATGTTCGGTCTGCCGTTCCAGGTGGTTGCGCCGCCGTTCCTGGTGCGCCAATTCGTCAAGACCAGCGTGTTCCTCCCCGATCGACTCGCATCTCCATTCGTGGGAGCGGGCGAAATGGCGGGCTGCATCATGTTCGACGAGCTGCGTCGCGCCGGCGTCGAGTTGTTCGCCGACGAACCGGACGTCGTGACGCGAATCGAGCGGCTCTACAGCGAAATTCTTACTGACGAGCTAGGCCATGTCGGCTATTGCGCGGCGAGCAGCGGTGCCGCGGGCCGGGTCGCGATGCGTCGGCTCTACCCCCTGGTCGGAAGGTTCTTTGCCCGCCAGACCTACGAGATAAGCCTGCTGGTCGACACCGAGAAGTTTCGCGCTCGCCTCGACCGGCCCTTCGACGTCGAGGAACTCGCGGCCGGACTGGCCAACGAAACGTTCCTGGCTGCGCGGCCCTGACCGCGGCCAGTTGCGCTGTACCGCGCCGACGTAGCAACCGCACGATAGGGCGGTACGGATACAATCGCGCGGGCGATTGGAGATTGAGTTGCAACCGAACGGCTCACTGTGACGATCGGCGTCATCTGCGCGATCCCGCCAGAGCTGGCATATCTGCGCCGCGCCTTGGTCGATGCCAAACGCCAGGCGATTGCGCAGGTCACCTTCGACACCGGTGACCTCGACACCCACCGGGTAGTGCTGGCCGGAGCCGGTATGGGAAAAGTCAATGCCGGCCTGGTCGCCACCCTACTTGCCGATAGATTCCGTTGCCGCACTGTGGTTTTCACCGGGGTGGCGGGCGGACTGGATCCCCAGCTGGACATCGGCGACATTGTCATCGCGGAGCGCGTGGTACAGCACGATTTTGGATTGATTACCGATGGGTCGCTGCAGCCCTATCAGCCCGGGCACGTCCCGTTCATCAATCCCACCGAACGGCTCGGCCATCGGGTCAACCCCGAGTTGATCGACCGCGTCAAACAGCGGCTCGAGGGCTTTGCCCTGCCGTCGCTATCCGCGGCTGCGGGGGGCGGCGCTCACCCGCCGCAGATCAGCTACGGGACCATCCTGACCGGTGACCAGTACCTGCACTGCGCGCGCACCCGAGACAGACTCCGAGACGACTTCGGGGCCCTGGCAATCGAAATGGAGGGGGGCGCGGTTGCTCAAGTGTGCGAATCCTTTGCCATCCCATGGTTGGTCGTGCGAGCGCTTTCCGATCTGGCCGGCGGCGATTCCGGGTTGGACTTCAATCGGTTTGTCGACGAGGTTGCGGTCGGTTCTGCTCGAATTCTGCTGCGCCTGCTGGACGTGCTGGACTAGACGTTCTTGTTGCCGGCGGGCACGAAAGCAAGACACGAATAGGTCTGTCCGAAGGCAGATCCCCGTCTTCAGACGGTGGGTCAAGCAGGCCGCTTTCCGGCCTCACCCAAAAGTGGGCTTGCTGCTCTTCGGACAGACCACCGGTGACCCGGATCCCATCACTATCGCAGCCGGCCAGGTTTTGGTCGATGGCCAAAGATCCCGATGCTGTCGGCCACAAAGTCACATCGGCCGCGGTGCTTGGATGTGGTTGTGGCTGACGCCGATTCGGAACCGCGGAAACGCATTGTGAGCGCCACCCGCGAGATAGCGGCCAGCGCGGAGACGCTCTTCGAACTGATCGCCGACCCGGCCCACCAGCCCGAATGGGACGGCAACGAAAACCTCGCGCATTGCCCGGCAGGACAGCGAGTACGCCAGGTCGGCGATGTCTTCCGCATGACGTTGACCATGGGTACCGTTCGGGAGAATCACGTGGTCGAATTCACCGAGGGTCGACGAATCGCCTGGCATCCGTCCGAACCGGGTAGACAACCGCCCGGGCATTTGTGGCGGTGGCAGCTCACCCCGGTGGGCCCGACGCGCACGGCGGTCACGCACACCTACGACTGGACGGAGCTGACCGACCCCGCTAGATGCGCCCGCGCGCAAGCGACGACCGTCCAGATGCTGCGCGCTTCGCCTCGATCGGCTCGCCGCGCTCGCGGAAGCAACCGACTCGGCTGGGAGATGACCAGGCAGTTTGTCCGGACGACGGCACGGTATCGCCGCCGGCCGGGATGGTGGCGGTAGGGTCCGCGGAATCGGCTGGTTGGCCCAACCTTCGCCCCCCTGTCGGGGCGCCCGGTACGGTCACCGTATGGCTCTCCCCCCCTCAGGAAGCGACCGCGCCGCCGTCGTCACCGGGGCCTCGTCGGGCATCGGTGAGGAATTCGCCCGGATCCTTTCGCAGCGTGGCTATCAGGTCGTCTTGGTGGCCCGAAGCGCTGACAAGCTCGAAGCCCTGGCCGGACGGCTGGGCCCGCAGGTGCATCCCCTGCCGGCCGACCTGTCGCAGCGAAGCGAGCGGGCCGCCCTGTTGGACAGGGTCGCCGCGCTTGGCATGACGCCGGACATCCTGGTCAACAATGCCGGACTGTCGACGCTTGGCCGGGTGGCGAAATCGGTTCCAGAAAAAGAACTTAACTTGGTCGAAGTCGACGTGGCCGCCGTCGTCGACCTGTGTAGCAGAATCCTGCCGGGAATGGTCGAACGTCGTCGGGGTGCGGTGTTGAACGTGGCGTCGGTGGCCGCATTTGGTCCGCTGCCCGGACAGGCGGCCTACGGCGCGGCCAAAGCGTTTGTCCTGTCCTACACGCACAGCCTGCGCGGCGAGCTACGAGGTACCGGGGTCTCCGCGACGGCGCTATGCCCAGGACCGGTGGATACCGGCTTCGGCGACGCCGCGGGATTCACCCAAGAGGAAGTCGATGGGGCCATGCCGAAGATCATGTGGAAACCCGCAGCTCAAGTCGCACAGGCGGGAATCGATGGTTTGGCGGCAGGAAAGGCCGTTGTCGTGCCGGGCATGGCCAACCGGCTCTCGGCCGGCCTGGTCCGGATTACCCCGCCCGAGTGGCTGCTGCCGTTCTTGGTGCGCAACCACCCCGCGATGAAACGCGATTGAGAGTTGGCCGCCTTGATTTCTGCGATGGAACGTCTTGTTTTGCAAGACAACAGCATTGGCTTCAATGTGCTCGCCTGTACCACGCCCAGGCGTGCGGCAGCGTTTCGGTAGGGTGACGTCGGGTTGAATACCACTCTTTCCGCGCCCGCCGGTTCCACACACGCCGAACGGCCCGCTATCGCACGAGTGATCCACGCCCTCGCGCTGCCGATCATCCTGTTCTGGCTGGCAGTCGTCGTCATACTCAGCGTGTTCGTGCCCTCGTTGGAGGTGGTCGGACAGGAACGAGCGGTGTCGCTGAGCCCCACCGACGCGCCGTCGGTGGTGGCCCTCAACCGCATCGGACATGTCTTCAACGAAGGTGAAACCGACAGTGTGGCGATGATCGTCCTGGAGGGGGACAAGCCCCTCGGTGACAACGCCCACGAGTTCTACGAGGTGCTGATCCGAAAATTGCGCGCCGACAACGCGCACGTGCTCAGCATCCAGGACTTCTGGGGGGATCCACTTACCGCGGCCGGCGCCCAGAGCAACGACGGCAAGGCCGCCACCGTCCAGGTGAATCTCGCCGGCAAGCAAGGCGAGCTACTGGCCAACGAATCCGTCGACGCGGTCCGCCGGATCGTTGACAGCACCCCAGCGCCACCGGGGGTCACGGCCTACGTCACCGGGGGCCCGGCGCTGGCCGCAGACCTGCACAAGAGCGGCGACAAATCCATGGCCAAGATCACCGTGACCACCATCGTGGTGATCCTGATCATGTTGCTGTTCGTCTACCGGTCGCCGATCACCGTGTTCCTGCTGCTGCTCACGGTCGGGGTGGAATTGACCGCGGCCCGAGGCGCCGTGGCGCTGCTCGGACACAACGAACTCATCGGACTCTCGACATTCGCGGTGAGCCTGCTCACGTCGCTTGCCATCGCCGCCGGCACCGACTATGGGATCTTCATCATCGGTCGCTACCAAGAAGCTCGACAGGCCGGCGAGGACAGGGAAACGGCCTTCTACACCATGTACCGGGGGACCGCCCATGTCATCCTGGGCTCCGGTTTCACCATCGCGGCTGCGACCTTTTGCCTCAGCTTCACCCGGATGCCCTATTTCCAGACTCTGGGCGTCCCCTGTGCGGCGGGGATGCTGGTCGCCCTGTTCGTCGCGCTGACGTTGGGACCGGCAGTTCTCATTGTCGGCGGCCGGTTCGGCCTGTTCGATCCCAAGCGGGTGCTCAAGGTGCGCGGCTGGCGACGAGTCGGCACTGCGGTGGTGCGCTGGCCGGCACCCATCCTCGTCGTCACCTGCGCCATCGCTCTCATCGGCCTGATCACCCTGCCCGGCTACCAGCCCAGTTACAACGATCGGGCATATCTGCCTAGTTTCATCCCCGCCAATCAAGGCTTCGCGGTCGCGGACCGCCACTTCTCCCACGCCCGGATGAACCCCGAGATATTGATGATCGAGTCGGATCACGACATGCGTGATCCTGCCGACTTTCTGGTATTGGACAAGCTGGCCAAAGGCATATTCCGGGTTCCGGGTATCTCCCGCGTGCAGGCCATAACCCGACCCGACGGCACCACCATGGACCACACGTCGATCCCGTTCCAGCTGAGCATGCAAAACGCCGGTCAGGTGCAGTTGCTGCACTATCAGCGGGCCCGGATGAATGACTTGCTGACCCAGGCTGACGACATGGCCCGCACCATCGCACTGATGAGCCGGATGTACGACCTGATGTCGCAGCTGGCCGTCAGCACTCACCGGATGGTTGGTGACACCGTCGAGATGCAACAGATCACCGCTGAACTGCGGGACAAAATTTCGGATTTCGATGACTTCTGGCGGCCGATCCGCAGCTACTTCTACTGGGAGAAGCACTGTTACGACATTCCGCTCTGCTGGTCGTTCCGGTCGATTTTCGATGCGCTGGACGGCATTGACCAGATCGACGAGAAACTGGATGCGCTGGTCAGTGACATCAAAGAACTGGACCGGCTGATGCCCGAGATGCTCACCACGTTCCCTCCGATGATCGAAACCATGGAAAGCATGCGGATCATGATGCTGACGATGCACAGCACCATGTCGGGCATGTTCGACCAGATGAACGAGGTGAGTGAGAACGCGAACGCCATGGGTAAGGCGTTCGACGCGGCCAAAAACGACGATTCCTTCTATCTGCCGCCGGAAGTGTTCAAGAACGAGGACTTCAAGCGTGCGATGGGAAACTTCTTGTCACCGGACGGGCATGCGGCTCGCTTCATCATCCTGCATCGAAGTGACCCCGCCTCGGCCGGCGGGATTGCGAGCATCGACGGGATTCGTACCGCCGCCGAGGAGTCACTCAAGGGAACTCCGCTGGAGAATTCCAAGATCTATCTGGCGGGAGTGGGCGCCATCTTCAAAGATGTCTCCGAGGGCGCGAAGTGGGATCTTGTCATCGCCGGAGTTGCCTCGCTCTGCCTGATTTTCATCATCATGCTGATTCTCACCCGGGCCTTGGTGGCCGCCGGAGTGATCGTGGGAACCGTGGCGATCTCACTGGGAGCTTCGTTCGGGTTGTCGGTGCTGTTCTGGCAGCACATTATCGGCATGCCGTTGCACTGGCTGGTGCTGGCAATGTCGGTGATCGTTCTGCTCGCCGTGGGGTCGGACTACAACCTGCTGCTGGTCTCCCGGTTCAAACAGGAAATACACGCCGGCATCAACACCGGAATTATCCGATCCATGGGTGGCACAGGCAAAGTCGTGACCAACGCCGGACTGGTGTTCGCTTTCACCATGGCATCCATGATGGTCAGTGACGTGCGGATGATCGGGCAGGTGGGCACCACCATCGGTTTGGGCCTGCTGTTCGATACCTTGATCGTGCGCGCGTTCATGACACCATCCATCGCCGCGCTGCTGGGTCGTTGGTTCTGGTGGCCGATCCGGGTGCGCTCGCGACCGGGGCGGGCGCCGGTGACGCCGGCGCACACCGGTACCGCGGACCTGGCCCTGGCGGGCCGGTCCCGCTAGGGCGGCCACGTTGCTCACGACGGGCCGAGTGTCCTCCGCGACATATAAACTACGCCGCCGACACGCCGGAGATCCCCGCCACGGATTATGACTCGAGTGTGGTGCGGGTTAGCGGGACAGGCCGTGCGCGAGCAGGGCGCGCACCGACCGCGGTGGCGCAGTGAGCTCGGTGACGGATTCGACGCCGAGCGCGATGGTCGGGTAATCGGCCAGATACTCTGCATACGAGCGGTCGCCCAGTTTCATGCCTAAGGAGAACCACCCGTCCACCACCGACCATCTTCGCGGATGCCTTCTCGCCCAGTCGCTTTGGTCTAGCCGATGCTTCCAGTCCAAGGCGGTGATTTCCTCGAGCGAATAGCCGCGGAGCAGGTCCCGGTAATTCACCGCGGCACCGCGTACCACGGTGATGCCGCCTCCCGGCTCGGCCGATTCCACTAGCCCCGGCATCCCCCGAAGTATCGCCTTGGCGGCGGCTCGGCCGGTGGTAACCCCTTCGGTCAAGTGCAGCACCGGGCAGGCCCGCAGCGCGATGCAGGCATCGACGACGGACACCAGAATGTCGGCGGAGTCGGGCAATTGATAACCCTCGCCGAGCACCCGGGGCAGTCGGGTGATGGTGAAATCAAGGTCCGCGCCCCATCCGGCTATCACCAGCTCCGCCAGTGACTTTGATGCCGCGTAAGGGTAGGGCGCGGCACCCGGAGCGGTCACCCGTGGCACCGTCACATCGGCATTGACGACGTACGTCGACAAATGCACCAACCTGGTGGCACGTCGGGCGCATGCCTCAGCGATCGCGGATACCAGCTGCACGTTCGCCAATCGAAGCTCGCGATAAGGTACGAGCACGTTGGTATTGCCGATACAGTTCACGACGGTTCGCGCACCGGTGTCGCGGATTAGGACATCCAGTTCCGCCGCGCCAAACTCGGCGGGGAGTCGTTCGATCCGCACCCCGTCGAAGCGCCGTAACGCCGTCCACGGATCTCGTTCTGGCAGCTGGGACCGGGTAGCCAGGACCACTTCCGGGCAGCGCAGTCCGGACTGCCGCAGTTCGAGGAGCGCCTGGGCAAATCCGGTGCCGAGAATTCCCGACGCGCCCAGCACCAGGATTGTCTGGCGTCGCGCTGTGGCGTGCAACGCAATAGCGGGCCGCCGGTGCGATATCGCCGCAAGATCGCGTGCGATCTCAGCGGCCGCGTCGACGTCCATCCAGGCGTCGGCACCCGACATGGCCAGACCGAGGTTGCCGGCCAGCGCGCTGGCACTGTCGGCGCTGATCAGATCGAGAATTGACAGGTTGTGACCCAGATACCTGCGCGTGTCGGGGAGGATTCTGATCAGGTCCAGTGAGCCGATCCCCTCGGCGAGCAGCGACGCCTCGGGGCGGATAACCCTGCCGAGGTGCCGACTCCAGACCTCGGCGAGGCCACGCGCCAGTTCGGTGGATTCGGCATCGCTTTCGGCCGCATCCGCGAGCCGAGGCAGCGTCGGCAGATTGGCACTGTCGATCTTCCCGTTGGGCTTCCTGGGGATGTGCGGCACCCCGACAACAGAAAACGAGGGCACTTGTGAGCCGACGAGGATGCGCTTGATTCGTGCCTGTGCTGGCTCGTCCTCGGCGCCTTCGCGGGTCCGCAGCGTTTCGAACCACACCGCGAGGCTTCCGTCGTGCGGCTCGACGGCGACATCGGATATCGTGGGCTCCTCGTGGATGCGCCGCACGAGCGCCGCCGTGTCGACACGTTTGCCGGAGATCTTGACGATGGCGTCCCTGCGCCCCGAGAAAACGAAAAAGCCGTCATTATCCACGGTTACCCGGTCCGCAGTGGCGAAGACCCGACGTCGTGAACCGTCGCTGGCCGTCACGGTGCCAAAGCTGCTGTCATCCCTCCCCAGATAGCCGGCGGACACCAAATCACCGGCAATGACGACTTCACCGAATGCCACGAACACCGTGTTAGGCGCCACCGGACGGCCCAACCTGCGGCCAGCGTTCGCCGAGACGGACCAGCCGTTGCCGACGATGGGTAAGTAGCTGACGACGACCGTGGTCTCCGTCGGACCGTAGCTTGAGACAACCGAGATCTGCTGGGCGGCAGCGGACCGTGTCCACTTGTCGACGGCGCTGGGCCGCACCGGTTCGCCGCCGATAACGATTTGCCGCAGGCGTGAGTGGCGGAGCGGATCGATCGCGTCGTCGTCCTCGCACAGCAGGTGCCACACTGCGCTCGGTAGATCCAGCACCGTTGGACCCTTGGTGCCCACCTCTGCTACCAGCGTGTCCAAGTCGCCGGATCTCATGGCGGTGGAACGGATCAGCTCAGCCCCGCAAATCGCGCTGCCAAAAATCTCCTCGACGCTGATGTCCGATGTCAACGGCGCGCATTGCAGGAGGGTGTCGCTTGTTGCCCAGCCATAGGCCACCCTGACCGCATCGCAAAAAAACGCGAGCGATCCGTGGGAGATTCGGACGAGTTTGGGTTGTCCGGTCGATCCCGAGGTCGGCATAACGTATGCCGTGTTGCTGGCCAACGCAGCGTCCTGAGTCACCTGCTCGACGCGCAGTCGAACGAGCTGTCGCAACTCGGCCTCCGGCGCCGGCGCAAGGTGCGCAGCGGCCACGTCTACTTTGTGCGCCGAAATGCCTTCGCCATGAGCGGCAATCGCGTGCGCTCGGGCGTCGACCTCGTCGACGCTGTCGCAGACGCTGTAGCCGCAGCCGGCCAGATGACATGCGACCAGCAGGTCGATCGTCTTGTCGGTGTTGTCGTCGGCGAATACCACGACGTCACCCGGGACGGCGTTATTGCTCACCAGCCAGCCAACCCATTGGTCGACGTAGCGGCGCCGTTCAAGAAACTTTTGGACGGCCCCGGCAGGATCCAAGAACCACGCTCGCATGCCCGTCGGGTCGCTGTTGATTACCGTATTGCCTTGGCAGCGGCTACCTTCCGCGGTAACTTCAAGCCATTCGCCGACAGCCATCGCGATCGGTTGGCCCCACAGCTCCGGCATCGACTCCAACGCCGCAGCGATGCGGTCTGCGACCTTGGTCGGCCGCTCCCGCTCAGGCAGATCGGCTCTGTCCCAGATGGCCAGGTCAAGTGTGCGCCGGTCCTCGTCGAGGACACATGCCACGGTCATGCCCTCCACCGGCCCGATGTCCGTGGCGACCGGCGCTTCCGTCAGGAACGGGCGCAGGCCCGGTGCGCACGACTCGCGAATAAAGTTGAGCGTCAGCGCCTGCACGTGCGGCGTCCGGTTGACCGCCAAATACATTCGTCGGTAATGCTCTTCGCGCAACCAACGGCGTCTTACCGCCTTGACATATCCCCGATCGAGCATTCGAACGACGTCGCCCACCGAAGCGAAGGGGGGAAATCGGACGGAGTGCGCAATCGAATTGACTAGACAGGTGGCGACATGGAGATCGGGATCTCCGAAGCGGTTGTCAACTGCGTGAACTAGCAGGGTCTCGGTGCTCTGCCGAACGCTCGAATCCACCGCTACCGCCGCGGTGGCGACCAGTGCGTTGAGGGGCACGTGCGCACGCTCGGAGAGGGCAAGGAGTACGTCGTAGGCGTGGCCGGAGACTCGCGCTGAGTCGCACAGGCGACCCCTGGCCGCCCCCCCGGGTGCGTCGCCCCGACCTGGTGCGGGGGCGCCGCGGTGGGCGTCGTTGGCCAGCTCACGCTGCACGACATCGGCTAGACGAGCCAGCGACTCGTCCACTCTGGCCGCCTCACGGCGGTGCGCGTTTGCCAGCTTGCTCAAGTCCGCAGTGATGCAGGGGATCTCAGCAGCATCGTCGAGGTACCGTGCCAAATCGGCCTCGATCATCCCGGTCGCGCCGCCATCGAGCAGTATGTGGTGTGTGTAGACGTCAAGGCCTGATACATGACCGCGCTCGCCGGTCCAAACGGTGTAGCGCACCAGTGGCTTGGCGAGGATACCGGAAGACCATGCGCGGATGAGTCCATCGCCACCGGGATCGTCCTGGTGCCGAGTGGCCGGGCAGACGTGCACGATGTCGTCGAACTGCAGCCTCAGCACGAGCTCTGGATAGTCGAGCCCCGCGGACGGCCCTTGGAGAACGCAGAGCTGCACCGGATTACCGAGTATCGACGCTTTCAGCGCGGCCAGGAATCTCGATGGTTCCAGTGGATGGAACCGATAGCGTTTGCCGATCAGATACAGCGCGGGATCGTTGTCCTGCAGCACCCCGTTGTAGAGGTTCCGCTGCGACCTGCTTAGGGGAACTCGATCCGCGAGCCGATCCTTAGGCGTGGCCATCACATTCTCCGTGGTTCTCCAATTCCCAAACCCAGCCGGCAATCGACAGGTGCTCGGCCAGGCGGGACGGCAATTCCGATTCTCGGTTCACGCCAAGATGCTTCATCAAAAGAACGAACCGAACCGAGTCCAATCCGAGATCCCGGAGATCGGTTACATCACCATCGGTGAGGTCTGACTCGTCGATGTAGAGCACCTCACAAACGGCGGCAAGGATCCGTTGGCGCACCGCCTCAGACACGAACCGCCGCTTCGGCCTGCTGTCCATCGATCGACGCCGCCAGTGATGCGCGCATGACCTTGCCGGACTGGGTTCGTGGAATGTCGGCGACGATCACGATTGTCGATGGCCGTGCCATGGACTCCGACTGATGTCGAAAGCTGGCCGCGATCGTTCGTTTGAGCTTGCGGGTCTCCGATTCGTCCAGATCTCTCGTAGGCACCACGGCCAGCCCCACCAGGGCGCCAAACTCCGCGTCGGGAATCTCGTAACACGCGGCCGCTTGAACGCCCGGAATGCCCTCGGCGATGCGGTCTACCTCGTCGGGTGCGATGTTGACGCCACCGGAGATGATCATTTCCGAGGATCGGCCCTTGATGTAGAAGAAGCCATCCTCTCGGCGCTCCAGCAGATCACCGGTGTTCACCCACCCGTCGACCAGAGTGGACCGGGTGCGCTCTGAATTGTTCCAGTAGCCCAACATGTTTGCCGGTGACTTGATCCACAATGTGCCGAAAGACGCCGACGGGCCGGCGCCTTCGACGGTGGGACCGTCGCGCTGGGGGGCATCGGTATCCGCCAAATAAACTTCCACACCGGGATACGGGCGTCCGACGGCGCCCGCTTCGATCTTCGATATCGAGTCCTCGTCGGTGGGTAGGCACAGTGCGGTGCATCCCGTCTCGCTCAACCCATACACCTGCGCGGTGCGGATGCCGGCGGCTTCGATAAATCGCACGTCTGCTGCGTTTGCCCGAGAGCCGCCATACCCCAGCAGGCGAAGTGACGGGACTTTGGCGCCAGCCGACTTCAGTTCGCTGACCAGTTTCGAAACAAGCGTTGGGACCAGACACGTTGTCGCGACGGCATTGTTGTTGAGCAGGTCTAGCAATGACGGCGTGTTCTCACCACCAGTGATGCACAACCCGCCCCGCATCAGGCAGGTAAGTATCCACCACAGTCCACCAATGTGCGTTGCCGGCAGGGGCGAGTAGGTGGTTTCGCCATCGACCCAAGTTACCCAGTTCAAACGCTCTTTACGCAAGATGTCCGGGATGGCAAAGAAGGTGCGGTTGGCCAGCAACACCGCTTTGGGTTCGCCGGTGGTACCGCTGGTGAAGATCATCGCGAGCGGATCATCGACGCCCAGTTCCGGTTCCGGGGTAGCGGTTTCGATGTCCGGTCCTATTCGGTGAGCTGAATTCGCTGCATCACCGTGGACCTCGATCTCGGTAGCGGGCATCGACCGGAGTGCTTCCGGCAGGGAGGACGGCTCGACCCTGGTGTTGGGCGCGATCAGAATCGCGGCGGGATCGGCGATTTGACAAAACCGAGTGATAGTTGCGTCCGGAAGATTGCCGTCGGCCATGACCGCGATAGCCCCGAGTCTCGCGCAAGCCAGCACCGACAGGTAGGTCTCCGGCCCGTTGTCCGAAATGACCAGCACTCGAGAACCTCGAGAAACCGACTGGGCGCGAAGGGTCATCGCAAGTGTGTTCACCTGGTAGACAAGCTCGGAATACCGCACTGCGCTGGTACCG belongs to Mycobacterium basiliense and includes:
- a CDS encoding TetR/AcrR family transcriptional regulator: MRPRTSTISPDSPAKKVREAQRLQTRALVFDAAVTEIGRSGLAGADVAAIATAAGVSRGTFYFHFPTKEHVLVELERAEEDKIVAKLANPTATPADLISVLTLLVREVLAAERRLGPVVFRDMLGLHFVATRPVEDELAQHPLAAFVIAAIAEAQRTKRVLSEAKADELGVIFLSGLFALLTTGAASPRARAALLDRYVTTIVRGMEAR
- a CDS encoding 5'-methylthioadenosine/adenosylhomocysteine nucleosidase, coding for MTIGVICAIPPELAYLRRALVDAKRQAIAQVTFDTGDLDTHRVVLAGAGMGKVNAGLVATLLADRFRCRTVVFTGVAGGLDPQLDIGDIVIAERVVQHDFGLITDGSLQPYQPGHVPFINPTERLGHRVNPELIDRVKQRLEGFALPSLSAAAGGGAHPPQISYGTILTGDQYLHCARTRDRLRDDFGALAIEMEGGAVAQVCESFAIPWLVVRALSDLAGGDSGLDFNRFVDEVAVGSARILLRLLDVLD
- a CDS encoding SDR family NAD(P)-dependent oxidoreductase — protein: MALPPSGSDRAAVVTGASSGIGEEFARILSQRGYQVVLVARSADKLEALAGRLGPQVHPLPADLSQRSERAALLDRVAALGMTPDILVNNAGLSTLGRVAKSVPEKELNLVEVDVAAVVDLCSRILPGMVERRRGAVLNVASVAAFGPLPGQAAYGAAKAFVLSYTHSLRGELRGTGVSATALCPGPVDTGFGDAAGFTQEEVDGAMPKIMWKPAAQVAQAGIDGLAAGKAVVVPGMANRLSAGLVRITPPEWLLPFLVRNHPAMKRD
- a CDS encoding MMPL/RND family transporter → MNTTLSAPAGSTHAERPAIARVIHALALPIILFWLAVVVILSVFVPSLEVVGQERAVSLSPTDAPSVVALNRIGHVFNEGETDSVAMIVLEGDKPLGDNAHEFYEVLIRKLRADNAHVLSIQDFWGDPLTAAGAQSNDGKAATVQVNLAGKQGELLANESVDAVRRIVDSTPAPPGVTAYVTGGPALAADLHKSGDKSMAKITVTTIVVILIMLLFVYRSPITVFLLLLTVGVELTAARGAVALLGHNELIGLSTFAVSLLTSLAIAAGTDYGIFIIGRYQEARQAGEDRETAFYTMYRGTAHVILGSGFTIAAATFCLSFTRMPYFQTLGVPCAAGMLVALFVALTLGPAVLIVGGRFGLFDPKRVLKVRGWRRVGTAVVRWPAPILVVTCAIALIGLITLPGYQPSYNDRAYLPSFIPANQGFAVADRHFSHARMNPEILMIESDHDMRDPADFLVLDKLAKGIFRVPGISRVQAITRPDGTTMDHTSIPFQLSMQNAGQVQLLHYQRARMNDLLTQADDMARTIALMSRMYDLMSQLAVSTHRMVGDTVEMQQITAELRDKISDFDDFWRPIRSYFYWEKHCYDIPLCWSFRSIFDALDGIDQIDEKLDALVSDIKELDRLMPEMLTTFPPMIETMESMRIMMLTMHSTMSGMFDQMNEVSENANAMGKAFDAAKNDDSFYLPPEVFKNEDFKRAMGNFLSPDGHAARFIILHRSDPASAGGIASIDGIRTAAEESLKGTPLENSKIYLAGVGAIFKDVSEGAKWDLVIAGVASLCLIFIIMLILTRALVAAGVIVGTVAISLGASFGLSVLFWQHIIGMPLHWLVLAMSVIVLLAVGSDYNLLLVSRFKQEIHAGINTGIIRSMGGTGKVVTNAGLVFAFTMASMMVSDVRMIGQVGTTIGLGLLFDTLIVRAFMTPSIAALLGRWFWWPIRVRSRPGRAPVTPAHTGTADLALAGRSR